One Candidatus Dormiibacterota bacterium genomic window carries:
- a CDS encoding mannosyltransferase family protein — MRSLSEVAGRPSSRYGTPTPSIAGLPADRLRPWLSLLALALLVKAVLVTLTLIEFGAAPDPLTALGQTWDKWDARHYVYLATHGYGAVGDARNLIAFFPLYPALISAVSALGLPARTSALLISNIAGVVAAILLYEVARVDGHEKAAWRAAAFFTVFPTAYFLLVGYTEALFCALTFGAVLAARRQRWLWAGLLGGLAAASRLTGLALLPFLIIELVAARRALSSLWQVIVPPLLVALGFFTYLLTNLLVLGDPLAFVTVQREHWAHSLAAPWRGLAGAVNGISWRVPWEKLTVGGGEIAGGIAAYLATALSWLRLRPSDAAYATVVTVMVTFLPFWLSIPRYLLGMYPLFLLAGRLTSRWLYLPLVGVSFVALVFFGLAFGRGYWAF; from the coding sequence GTGAGGTCACTCAGTGAGGTGGCCGGCAGGCCGTCGAGTCGCTATGGTACGCCAACGCCATCGATCGCCGGGCTTCCGGCGGACCGGCTGCGCCCCTGGTTGAGCCTGCTTGCGCTCGCGCTGCTGGTCAAGGCGGTGCTTGTCACCCTCACCCTGATCGAGTTCGGGGCCGCCCCCGACCCGTTGACGGCGCTCGGCCAGACGTGGGACAAGTGGGATGCCCGGCATTACGTCTACCTCGCCACTCACGGTTACGGAGCGGTCGGCGATGCCCGCAACCTGATCGCCTTCTTCCCGCTCTATCCGGCCCTGATCAGCGCGGTGTCGGCCCTCGGGCTTCCGGCGCGAACCTCGGCGTTGCTGATCAGCAACATCGCAGGGGTGGTCGCCGCCATCCTCCTTTACGAGGTGGCCCGCGTGGATGGGCACGAGAAGGCGGCCTGGCGCGCGGCAGCGTTCTTCACCGTCTTCCCCACCGCGTACTTCTTACTCGTCGGCTACACGGAGGCGCTCTTCTGCGCGCTGACCTTCGGCGCCGTCCTGGCGGCGCGCCGGCAGCGCTGGCTGTGGGCCGGCCTGCTGGGCGGCCTCGCCGCGGCATCGCGGCTCACCGGGCTGGCGCTCCTTCCCTTCCTGATAATCGAACTGGTTGCCGCGCGGCGCGCGCTAAGCAGCCTCTGGCAGGTGATCGTCCCGCCGCTGCTGGTCGCGCTCGGGTTCTTCACCTACCTCCTGACCAACCTGCTCGTCCTCGGCGATCCCCTCGCCTTCGTCACCGTGCAGAGGGAACACTGGGCACATTCGCTCGCCGCCCCCTGGCGCGGGCTGGCCGGCGCGGTGAATGGCATCAGCTGGCGCGTGCCATGGGAAAAGCTCACGGTCGGCGGTGGCGAGATCGCCGGCGGCATCGCGGCCTACCTCGCGACGGCGCTGAGCTGGTTGCGGTTGCGACCCTCCGACGCCGCCTACGCGACGGTCGTCACGGTAATGGTCACCTTTCTGCCCTTCTGGCTGAGCATCCCCCGATATCTCCTCGGCATGTATCCGCTCTTCCTTCTGGCCGGGCGCCTCACGAGCCGCTGGCTCTACCTCCCGCTCGTGGGAGTGTCCTTCGTCGCGCTGGTGTTTTTCGGGCTGGCCTTCGGTCGCGGCTACTGGGCGTTCTAG
- a CDS encoding inositol monophosphatase family protein, producing the protein MTSPAWLPIFRAIAAEIRATIPPLAGTPRGREEVGLGAGGDRTVYLDQLAEEIVVRHLEQAYRSGLRFRLISEELGERDFGGEPLVLADPLDGSYNAKMGLPYYAVVLAVTEGDRFSDVRLGYVQNLVTGDEYHAISGAGAFHLGEPLRPTPPAFDGRSIPLVQFDAPSGVEPRERAAPIFALAEKVRQLGSAALNLCHTASGGVALQVTPAPVRSFDLAGPLLILREAGGIATDYQGGSIESVSVRLDTRTTLLASLSPQIHAYALEVLGARVR; encoded by the coding sequence GTGACCTCACCAGCCTGGCTTCCCATTTTCCGCGCCATCGCCGCGGAGATCCGCGCCACGATCCCGCCGCTCGCCGGCACGCCCCGGGGACGCGAGGAGGTCGGCCTCGGCGCCGGCGGCGACCGGACCGTTTATCTCGACCAGCTTGCCGAAGAGATCGTGGTCCGCCACCTGGAGCAAGCCTATCGCAGCGGCTTGCGCTTCCGGCTGATCTCCGAGGAGCTCGGTGAGCGCGACTTTGGCGGCGAGCCGCTGGTGCTGGCCGACCCGCTGGACGGGAGCTACAACGCCAAGATGGGGCTGCCATACTATGCGGTCGTGCTGGCCGTCACTGAGGGTGACCGGTTTTCAGACGTGCGGCTCGGTTACGTCCAGAACCTGGTGACCGGAGACGAATACCACGCGATTTCCGGAGCCGGAGCGTTTCATCTAGGTGAGCCACTTCGGCCGACACCCCCGGCATTTGACGGCCGCTCCATTCCGCTGGTCCAGTTCGACGCGCCGTCCGGGGTGGAACCGCGCGAGCGAGCCGCGCCGATCTTCGCCCTGGCGGAGAAGGTCCGCCAGCTCGGCTCGGCGGCGCTCAACCTCTGCCACACCGCGTCCGGTGGGGTCGCGCTCCAGGTGACGCCCGCGCCGGTGCGGTCCTTCGACCTGGCGGGCCCGCTCCTCATCCTCCGGGAGGCCGGCGGGATCGCGACCGACTATCAGGGCGGGTCGATCGAGTCGGTCTCGGTTCGATTGGACACACGCACCACGCTGCTGGCGTCGCTATCCCCGCAGATTCACGCCTATGCGCTCGAGGTGTTGGGGGCGCGGGTTCGCTGA
- a CDS encoding glycosyltransferase: MLEPEQTTFILLSFEGPDEYSQAGGLGVRVKELSRALAERGFETHLFFVGDPNLPSDESALDGRLWLHRWSQWISRFHPIGVYDGEDDKVADLNRSLPDALVKGYIEPAIAGGKTVVVLGEEWHLAHAMSLISDVLYFAGLRDRCLLLWNANNHFSFHRINWGQLSFVCTLMTVSRYMKHIMWRWGVNAIVVPNGIPGSMIARVSQAQVRAVRAAVNASAFLFKIGRFSPDKRWHQAIAAVAQLKERGVTTRLLMRGGLEPFGGEVLDFAEQRGLRVARLSTRIDDVAALAKTLKEHQDADIWNVTAFLPDDLLPVLYASATATLANSGHEPFGLVGLEAMASGGIAFVGATGEEYAEPFKNAIVIETEDAAEIVAYVNHLAARPETARNLRIAAQRTARDYTWQRVIDIFLQRLEFVALKQGLNVPSERIDTDA; the protein is encoded by the coding sequence ATGCTGGAGCCGGAGCAGACCACCTTCATCCTGCTCTCCTTCGAGGGTCCCGACGAGTACTCGCAGGCCGGCGGGCTGGGCGTGCGGGTCAAGGAGCTGTCGCGGGCGCTGGCGGAGCGAGGCTTCGAGACGCACCTGTTCTTCGTCGGCGATCCCAATCTGCCATCCGATGAGAGCGCGCTCGACGGGCGGCTGTGGCTGCATCGCTGGAGCCAGTGGATCAGCCGCTTTCACCCGATTGGCGTCTACGACGGCGAGGATGACAAGGTCGCCGATCTCAACCGCAGCCTACCGGACGCGCTGGTCAAGGGGTACATCGAGCCGGCTATTGCGGGTGGGAAGACGGTGGTCGTGCTCGGTGAGGAGTGGCACCTCGCGCACGCGATGAGCCTGATCTCGGATGTCCTCTACTTCGCCGGGCTGCGAGACCGCTGCCTCCTGCTCTGGAATGCGAACAATCACTTCTCCTTCCATCGCATTAACTGGGGTCAGCTCTCCTTCGTTTGCACGCTGATGACGGTGAGCCGTTACATGAAGCACATCATGTGGCGCTGGGGCGTCAACGCGATCGTGGTGCCCAACGGCATCCCCGGGTCGATGATCGCCCGGGTGAGCCAGGCGCAGGTGCGAGCGGTGCGCGCGGCGGTGAATGCGTCCGCGTTCCTCTTCAAGATTGGCCGCTTCAGCCCGGACAAGCGCTGGCACCAGGCGATCGCTGCCGTCGCGCAGCTGAAGGAGCGCGGGGTCACCACCCGCCTCCTGATGCGCGGCGGCCTCGAGCCCTTCGGCGGTGAGGTGCTCGATTTTGCGGAACAGCGGGGGCTGCGGGTGGCACGGCTGTCTACCCGCATCGACGATGTCGCCGCGCTGGCGAAGACGCTGAAGGAGCATCAAGACGCCGACATCTGGAACGTCACCGCGTTCCTACCGGACGACCTGTTGCCGGTGCTCTACGCCTCGGCGACCGCCACCCTGGCAAACAGCGGGCACGAGCCGTTCGGCCTGGTGGGCCTGGAGGCGATGGCCTCCGGTGGCATCGCGTTCGTCGGCGCCACCGGCGAGGAATACGCCGAGCCGTTCAAGAACGCGATCGTCATCGAGACCGAGGATGCGGCCGAGATCGTGGCGTACGTGAACCACCTGGCGGCGCGTCCGGAGACGGCGCGCAACCTGCGGATCGCCGCCCAGCGGACGGCGCGAGACTACACCTGGCAGCGCGTCATCGACATCTTCTTGCAACGCCTCGAATTCGTCGCCCTGAAGCAGGGGCTGAACGTCCCGTCTGAGAGGATAGATACCGATGCCTAA
- a CDS encoding glycoside hydrolase, translating to MPNSLVIYMVVHQPRRIRLPAQLIPRGTAPEKMDALIFDDQMDRRYFDKVAKYCYRPATELFQSLVDKGMKISLGFSVSFLLQMRRYGPDVLAGFQKLVSHENVELVAVEPYHSFIFYLDIGAFAERMAWGKHQLEDTFQKTITVTDTTEMFMSNDVYFQLQLNGFKGAVMDGRPWVMGWREPTHLYRYPNEEMRLFTRHYELSDDVGYRFSNRQWNGWPLMADTYATWVRQAMGEFVFIAWDFETFGEHHRADSGIFPFMHALHADFAKNKMHYLSPSEAIATFKDAHEMPLPEYGCTWAGDGGMDFFLGNEAQQGIFRLMHHIYNKAKLTKHPHLIDIAMWLLQSDNLHLIQWFSKAGAQAEVSAYFTPDEWWELGGLGILREQQRVYVNFLRAMDEYV from the coding sequence ATGCCTAACAGCCTGGTCATCTACATGGTGGTGCACCAGCCGCGCAGGATCCGGCTGCCGGCCCAGCTGATCCCCCGCGGCACCGCGCCCGAGAAGATGGACGCCCTGATCTTCGACGATCAGATGGACCGGCGCTACTTCGACAAGGTCGCCAAGTACTGCTACCGGCCGGCCACCGAACTCTTCCAGTCGTTGGTGGACAAGGGCATGAAGATATCGCTCGGCTTCTCGGTTTCGTTCCTGCTGCAGATGCGGCGCTACGGTCCGGACGTGCTGGCCGGCTTCCAGAAGCTGGTCAGCCACGAGAACGTCGAGCTGGTCGCGGTCGAGCCCTATCACTCCTTCATCTTTTATCTCGACATCGGCGCCTTCGCCGAGCGGATGGCGTGGGGCAAGCACCAGCTCGAGGACACCTTCCAGAAAACGATCACGGTCACCGACACGACCGAGATGTTCATGTCGAACGATGTCTACTTCCAGTTGCAGCTCAACGGGTTCAAGGGCGCCGTCATGGACGGCCGGCCCTGGGTGATGGGCTGGCGCGAGCCGACGCACCTTTACCGCTATCCCAACGAGGAGATGCGGCTCTTCACCCGCCATTACGAGCTGAGCGACGACGTCGGCTACCGCTTCAGCAACCGCCAGTGGAATGGCTGGCCGCTGATGGCCGATACCTACGCGACCTGGGTCCGGCAGGCGATGGGCGAGTTCGTCTTTATCGCCTGGGACTTCGAGACCTTCGGCGAGCACCACCGGGCTGACTCGGGCATCTTCCCCTTCATGCACGCGCTCCACGCCGACTTCGCCAAGAACAAGATGCACTACCTGTCGCCATCGGAGGCGATTGCCACCTTCAAGGACGCCCACGAGATGCCACTGCCGGAGTACGGATGCACCTGGGCCGGAGATGGCGGCATGGACTTCTTCCTGGGCAACGAGGCGCAACAGGGCATCTTCCGGCTGATGCACCACATCTACAACAAGGCGAAGCTGACCAAGCACCCGCACCTGATCGACATCGCCATGTGGTTACTACAGTCCGACAACCTTCACTTGATTCAGTGGTTCTCCAAGGCCGGCGCGCAGGCCGAGGTCTCCGCCTACTTCACCCCGGATGAATGGTGGGAGCTCGGCGGCCTGGGCATCCTTCGCGAGCAGCAGCGGGTCTACGTCAACTTCCTCCGCGCGATGGACGAGTATGTGTGA
- a CDS encoding response regulator codes for MSGVPASIPTNDEPPVLVADDDRDVRTMLRTLLELDGHEVMEAKDGEEAWRLCVEVQPAVVVADIQMPGIDGLQLCRRIRESRYSPDIKVIVYTAGMATPEEAKKAGCDEYFLKTDPLPKLRDKVRQYTSARPGPATL; via the coding sequence GTGAGTGGCGTCCCGGCTTCTATTCCGACGAACGACGAACCACCCGTCCTCGTCGCCGACGACGACCGCGACGTCCGGACGATGCTGCGGACGCTGCTCGAGCTCGATGGCCACGAGGTCATGGAAGCCAAGGACGGCGAAGAGGCCTGGCGGCTGTGCGTCGAAGTCCAGCCGGCGGTCGTGGTGGCCGACATCCAGATGCCGGGGATCGACGGGCTACAACTCTGCCGGCGGATCCGTGAGAGCCGCTACTCGCCGGACATCAAGGTCATCGTCTACACCGCCGGGATGGCGACCCCTGAGGAGGCCAAAAAGGCCGGCTGCGACGAGTACTTCCTGAAGACCGATCCCTTGCCAAAGCTGCGCGACAAGGTCCGCCAATACACGAGCGCCCGTCCCGGACCGGCCACGCTCTAG
- a CDS encoding glycogen/starch synthase — protein MTRPLHVAFVWHMHQPYYRDDLTNSFLLPWVRLRAAKDYYKMPALLDDYPAIKQTFNLVPALVKQLQDYVDGGSQDVYLDLARRPVATLSGDERAFIARWMTESSQIRRVRQYPRYLELVRKREQAWSRASNDGMATLFSDEELRDLLVWFNLSWIGPEVMEHDPEIAELVRKGRFFSDADVEPVLRVQLALLGKVLPKYRELQERGQAELITSPYYHPILPLIADLGIARVARPDLAMPRRPFKHLDDAAEQLRLGIETHTQCFGRRPRGLWPPEAAISDDAVRLAADHALEWMLSDEGVLSRSLPSPITRDAQGQVTQAGLLYQPYRVQGNGPPIHLLFRDSRLSNAIGFECQNSPAEQAAGDLVDRLRAIQQQQEDTPFLAVIALDGENCWDSYEANGNPFLNSLYSRLMQEPQLKAVTVSEFLGAFPADGSLSRIHPGSWINANFDTWVGDEEHNVAWDLLAEARDFLSERERQADEPESLASARREALIAEGSDWFWWFGRSHDSGMDQIWDSLFRLHLRNIYMSLRRPPPANLYRPIARDAGGSASKRPDRKITPKLNGQVDEAEWEAGGYVDVSALFGAMHPPKGAVRRIWFGHDDHNLYLRFDFLPADRPRPVELEIFFSGSPTQRSDGNLGFDPAFRLTARPSGSDVELELRAVPPDAHSAQPRWAGRTTGGEAVAFAVPFDALGHDPGETVEMVAVAHEGGKAVEQLPPSGSIPVRVPGDVFSGRHQQPLKILLVAAEVAPFAKVGGLADVAGALPKALKAMGHDVRVVMPRYGSIDVEKYGLRRIVSNLGVPLAHQPVNADVLEGRIAGEVPIYFIENQQFFGRDGMYGFWDDDARFIYFSRAALEMLRPLDFRPDVIHVNDWHTAVIPNMLARLYGADPFYADIATVLTIHNLAFQGVFGYGALQLADLEQWGLIKPGMPGLDDIVNLLGRGLYFSDVVNTVSNRYAEEILTPEYGEKMDPLLSVFRSKLHGIINGIDYDVFNPSTDASLATLYDIGSIEKKVENKLALQKEVGLPQDPAIPVIGLISRLYDQKGLDLIANIMWGLMRLNLQLVVLGAGDARYEEMFRANARDNPRKVSATIGFKPVLAQHIYAGSDMFLMPSRFEPCGLGQLISLRYGTIPIVRATGGLADTIDDWDPVRQTGNGFVFTAYDHWDLFAQVVRSLETFRQRSLWRRLQANAMSTDVSWANSAEKYVGLYRAAMGNHADSREYSAAAADPNSW, from the coding sequence GTGACGCGCCCCCTGCATGTGGCCTTCGTCTGGCACATGCACCAGCCTTATTACAGGGATGACCTGACCAACAGTTTCCTGCTGCCATGGGTCCGGCTGCGCGCCGCAAAGGACTACTACAAGATGCCGGCCCTGCTCGACGATTACCCGGCCATCAAGCAGACCTTCAACCTGGTGCCGGCACTGGTGAAGCAGCTCCAGGATTACGTCGACGGTGGGTCCCAGGACGTCTACCTGGACCTCGCCCGCCGTCCGGTCGCGACGCTCAGCGGCGACGAGCGCGCCTTTATCGCGCGATGGATGACCGAGTCGAGCCAGATCCGGCGCGTCCGTCAGTATCCGCGCTACCTGGAACTCGTGCGCAAGCGGGAGCAGGCCTGGTCGCGCGCGTCCAACGACGGCATGGCGACGCTCTTCTCCGACGAGGAGCTGCGCGATCTACTCGTGTGGTTCAACCTTTCATGGATCGGCCCCGAGGTGATGGAGCACGACCCGGAGATTGCCGAACTCGTCCGCAAGGGGCGGTTCTTTTCTGACGCCGACGTCGAGCCCGTGCTGCGGGTCCAGTTGGCACTGCTCGGCAAGGTGCTGCCCAAGTATCGCGAGCTGCAGGAGCGCGGGCAGGCGGAGCTGATCACCAGCCCCTACTACCATCCCATCCTGCCGCTGATCGCGGACCTTGGCATTGCGCGCGTGGCACGACCCGACCTGGCGATGCCGCGGCGGCCGTTCAAGCATCTCGACGACGCGGCCGAGCAGCTGCGCCTCGGCATCGAGACGCATACGCAGTGCTTCGGCCGCCGGCCGCGCGGGCTGTGGCCACCGGAAGCCGCCATCTCCGATGACGCCGTGCGGTTGGCGGCCGATCACGCACTCGAATGGATGCTCAGTGACGAGGGCGTCCTCTCGCGGTCACTCCCGAGCCCGATCACGCGAGATGCGCAGGGGCAGGTGACACAGGCCGGCCTGCTCTACCAGCCCTACCGCGTGCAGGGCAACGGGCCGCCGATTCATCTCCTCTTCCGCGACTCGCGGCTCTCGAACGCGATTGGCTTCGAGTGCCAGAACTCGCCCGCCGAGCAGGCGGCCGGGGACCTCGTCGACCGGCTTCGCGCCATCCAACAGCAGCAGGAGGACACGCCGTTCCTGGCGGTGATTGCCCTGGACGGCGAAAACTGCTGGGATTCGTATGAGGCCAACGGCAACCCCTTCCTCAATTCGCTCTACAGCCGCCTGATGCAGGAGCCTCAGCTGAAAGCGGTGACGGTTTCGGAATTTCTCGGGGCCTTTCCCGCCGACGGCTCGCTGTCCCGCATTCATCCCGGCTCCTGGATCAACGCGAACTTCGATACCTGGGTCGGCGACGAGGAACACAACGTGGCCTGGGACCTGCTGGCCGAGGCGCGGGATTTTCTCAGCGAGCGTGAACGACAGGCGGATGAGCCTGAGTCGCTCGCGTCGGCGCGCCGCGAGGCGCTGATCGCCGAGGGCAGCGACTGGTTCTGGTGGTTTGGCCGATCGCACGATTCGGGGATGGACCAGATCTGGGATAGCCTTTTCAGGCTCCATCTCCGCAACATCTATATGTCGCTGCGGCGGCCGCCCCCCGCCAACCTCTATAGGCCGATCGCCAGGGACGCCGGGGGATCAGCCTCCAAGCGGCCCGATCGCAAGATCACGCCCAAGCTCAACGGCCAGGTGGATGAGGCGGAGTGGGAGGCGGGCGGATACGTGGACGTCAGCGCGCTCTTCGGCGCGATGCACCCCCCGAAGGGCGCCGTGCGGCGGATCTGGTTCGGTCACGACGATCACAACCTTTACTTGCGATTCGATTTTCTCCCCGCCGATCGGCCGCGGCCGGTTGAGCTCGAGATCTTCTTCTCGGGCAGTCCGACGCAGCGCAGTGACGGCAACCTCGGTTTCGACCCCGCGTTCCGCTTGACGGCGCGGCCCAGCGGTTCAGACGTGGAGTTGGAGTTGCGGGCGGTGCCGCCTGATGCGCACTCGGCGCAGCCGCGCTGGGCGGGCCGTACCACCGGTGGTGAGGCGGTCGCGTTTGCCGTGCCCTTCGACGCGCTCGGGCACGACCCCGGCGAGACGGTCGAAATGGTGGCGGTCGCCCACGAGGGCGGCAAGGCCGTGGAACAGCTGCCTCCCTCCGGCTCGATCCCGGTGCGGGTGCCGGGCGACGTCTTTTCTGGACGCCACCAGCAACCACTGAAGATCTTGCTGGTCGCGGCCGAGGTCGCACCCTTTGCCAAGGTGGGCGGCCTGGCCGATGTGGCCGGCGCGCTGCCCAAGGCGCTCAAGGCGATGGGTCACGACGTCCGCGTCGTCATGCCTCGCTACGGCAGCATCGACGTCGAGAAGTACGGATTACGACGCATCGTCAGCAATCTCGGGGTCCCGCTGGCGCACCAACCGGTCAATGCGGACGTCCTCGAGGGACGGATCGCCGGCGAGGTGCCGATCTACTTCATCGAGAACCAGCAATTCTTTGGGCGCGACGGCATGTACGGCTTCTGGGACGACGACGCGCGTTTCATTTATTTCAGCCGGGCGGCGCTCGAGATGCTGCGGCCGCTGGACTTCCGCCCCGACGTGATCCACGTCAATGACTGGCACACGGCGGTGATTCCCAACATGCTGGCGCGGCTCTACGGCGCTGATCCCTTCTACGCCGACATCGCCACGGTGCTCACCATTCACAATCTCGCCTTCCAGGGCGTCTTCGGTTACGGCGCGCTGCAGCTGGCGGACCTGGAGCAATGGGGCCTGATCAAGCCCGGTATGCCCGGACTCGACGACATCGTCAACCTCCTCGGCCGCGGGCTCTATTTCTCCGACGTCGTCAACACCGTCAGCAATCGTTATGCGGAAGAGATCCTGACGCCCGAGTACGGCGAAAAGATGGACCCGCTGCTGAGCGTCTTTCGCAGCAAGCTGCACGGGATCATCAATGGCATCGACTACGACGTCTTCAACCCCTCGACGGACGCGTCGCTGGCCACCCTCTACGACATCGGCAGCATCGAAAAGAAGGTTGAGAACAAGCTCGCGCTGCAGAAGGAAGTCGGTCTCCCGCAGGACCCGGCGATCCCGGTGATCGGCCTGATCTCTCGGCTGTACGACCAGAAAGGCCTCGACCTGATCGCCAACATCATGTGGGGGCTGATGCGGCTGAACCTGCAGCTCGTCGTGCTCGGTGCCGGCGATGCCCGATACGAGGAGATGTTCCGGGCCAACGCCCGCGACAACCCGCGGAAGGTCTCCGCCACGATCGGGTTCAAACCGGTGCTGGCACAGCATATTTACGCCGGCTCGGATATGTTCCTGATGCCGTCGCGGTTCGAGCCGTGCGGCCTCGGCCAGCTGATCAGTCTTCGCTACGGGACCATCCCCATCGTGCGCGCCACCGGCGGCCTGGCCGACACCATCGACGACTGGGACCCGGTGCGGCAGACGGGCAACGGCTTCGTCTTCACCGCCTACGACCACTGGGACCTGTTCGCCCAGGTCGTCCGGTCGCTGGAAACTTTCCGTCAGCGGTCGCTCTGGCGGCGGCTGCAAGCCAATGCCATGTCGACGGACGTCAGCTGGGCCAACTCCGCGGAAAAATACGTGGGTCTTTACCGGGCGGCGATGGGAAATCACGCCGATTCACGGGAGTATTCCGCGGCTGCCGCTGACCCCAACAGCTGGTAA
- a CDS encoding peptide ABC transporter substrate-binding protein produces the protein MDQSIGKLRWLRASTLIAGVAVLVSACGSSTSGTPTKETLASSYNPVNGTKGGQLIFSDWEPVQDLNVIASSAQTTLQVAAGPIWSMLWGFDSQNKPIPDLVTDVPTTDNGMVKKIDATHMDITIKLKSGLKWSDGSPLTSADVKFTVDAYCNPDVGASSQLGYDHIASQEIKDAQTVIWHLGPNKAGTCGLAADIPSGVYSPYIATFATTYVVPQAALSSIQPKNWATSDYFTKKPTPTSGPYMVQDFAPGPAAIVTLVPNPNYAAGRSGAKFFGHAPFLNKLTYKIYGDKSSQIAGIKAGDTDLGLDLIAKDLPSLQGWTGGKSVYANGLLNEGIYFNLGNNEIGCKAQQYAATCGKATPWKDDKLVRQAIWLASDLTAMNTQLVGGIGKPMNTFLPSTLSPFYDTSVAAFTRNVSKANSLLDQDGWTKAADGTRSKSGVKLAWTLSTTSGNPQRAAEEELLISNWKEIGATVTTKNWPAGQFFDSWTGGGVNATGQYDMSLYANSFAPDPDSWASLALPSQIPTAANPSGANWDRMNDPKLTDLLTQGENTIDVNARVALYKQAQTEWADYVGYFGLYERPDVFGVGNNFGNFFPTANTCVSTCNAPDWFRKGAS, from the coding sequence ATGGATCAATCTATCGGCAAGTTGCGATGGTTGCGCGCTTCGACGCTCATCGCTGGGGTCGCTGTTCTTGTTTCCGCCTGCGGTAGCTCGACCAGTGGGACTCCGACGAAGGAGACACTGGCGTCGAGCTACAACCCCGTCAACGGCACCAAGGGAGGGCAGCTGATCTTCTCGGATTGGGAGCCCGTCCAAGACCTGAACGTGATCGCGAGCTCGGCCCAGACCACGCTGCAGGTGGCCGCCGGGCCCATCTGGTCGATGTTGTGGGGGTTCGATTCGCAGAACAAGCCGATCCCCGACCTCGTCACTGACGTGCCGACCACCGACAACGGCATGGTCAAGAAGATCGACGCGACCCACATGGACATCACGATCAAGCTGAAGTCTGGCTTGAAGTGGTCGGACGGCTCGCCGCTGACGAGCGCCGACGTCAAGTTCACCGTCGACGCGTATTGCAACCCGGATGTCGGCGCATCGAGCCAGCTGGGCTACGACCACATCGCGTCGCAGGAGATCAAGGACGCCCAGACCGTGATCTGGCACCTCGGCCCCAACAAGGCTGGTACCTGCGGATTGGCGGCTGACATACCCAGCGGCGTCTACTCGCCGTACATCGCTACCTTCGCCACAACCTATGTTGTGCCCCAGGCGGCGCTGTCGAGCATCCAGCCCAAGAACTGGGCGACCTCCGACTACTTCACGAAGAAGCCGACCCCGACCAGCGGTCCCTACATGGTCCAGGACTTCGCGCCGGGACCCGCGGCGATCGTCACGCTGGTTCCGAACCCGAACTACGCGGCGGGACGGAGTGGGGCCAAGTTCTTCGGCCACGCACCCTTTCTGAACAAGCTGACCTACAAGATCTACGGCGACAAGTCCTCGCAGATCGCGGGGATCAAGGCGGGCGACACCGACCTGGGCCTCGACCTGATCGCCAAGGACCTCCCCTCGCTGCAGGGGTGGACCGGCGGCAAGTCGGTTTACGCGAACGGGTTGCTCAACGAGGGGATCTACTTCAACCTCGGGAACAACGAGATCGGCTGCAAGGCGCAACAGTACGCTGCAACCTGCGGCAAGGCGACCCCGTGGAAGGATGACAAGCTGGTTCGCCAGGCGATCTGGCTCGCCTCCGACCTGACCGCGATGAACACGCAGCTCGTGGGCGGCATCGGCAAGCCCATGAACACGTTCCTTCCGTCGACGCTGTCACCCTTCTACGACACGAGCGTTGCGGCCTTCACCCGCAACGTGAGCAAGGCGAACTCGCTGCTCGACCAGGACGGGTGGACCAAGGCGGCTGACGGCACCCGCAGCAAGAGCGGCGTCAAGCTGGCCTGGACGCTGAGCACCACCTCCGGCAACCCGCAGCGGGCGGCCGAGGAAGAGCTCCTGATCAGCAACTGGAAGGAGATCGGCGCGACGGTGACGACCAAGAACTGGCCCGCCGGCCAATTCTTCGACAGCTGGACGGGCGGTGGGGTCAACGCCACGGGCCAGTACGACATGTCGCTCTATGCCAACAGCTTCGCGCCGGATCCGGACTCCTGGGCGTCGCTGGCCCTTCCGAGTCAGATCCCCACCGCGGCGAACCCCTCTGGGGCGAACTGGGACCGGATGAACGATCCCAAGCTGACCGACCTCTTGACCCAGGGCGAGAACACGATCGACGTCAATGCGCGCGTCGCGCTCTACAAGCAAGCACAGACCGAGTGGGCCGACTACGTTGGCTACTTCGGGCTCTACGAGCGGCCTGACGTCTTCGGCGTTGGCAACAACTTCGGCAACTTCTTCCCGACGGCGAATACCTGCGTTTCGACCTGCAACGCCCCAGACTGGTTCCGGAAGGGGGCGTCCTAG